The following proteins are co-located in the Mus caroli chromosome 7, CAROLI_EIJ_v1.1, whole genome shotgun sequence genome:
- the LOC110299150 gene encoding olfactory receptor 52A1-like, giving the protein MLSSMNTNNVTYLNPGTVILIGIPGLEHVQFWIAFPFFTVCLVALWGNIILLIIIPAERSLHQPMYIFLAVLAATDIGLCAAIAPKMLAIFWFRAYSMAFDACLAQLFFIHTLQGIESGILLAMAFDRYIAICDPLRHTSILTPSILGRMIVVVVIRAVVLVGLLPILIKRLHHFRSIQIAHSYCEHMAVVKLAADDVQINKIXGLFVGFSVLGFDMVFIIISYALIFQAVFRLKQKEARLKAFNTCTAHIFVFLEFYILAFFSFFSHRXGHVVPSTHILLSTIYLLLPPALNPIVYGVKNMVIRKRVAQIFLLDHRCQ; this is encoded by the coding sequence ATGCTGAGCTCCATGAACACCAATAATGTGACATATCTGAACCCTGGAACTGTAATATTGATTGGAATTCCTGGACTAGAGCATGTGCAGTTTTGGATTGCATTTCCATTCTTTACAGTGTGTCTGGTGGCTCTTTGGggaaatatcattttattaatcATCATCCCAGCTGAGCGTAGCTTGCACCAACCCATGTACATCTTCCTGGCTGTGCTGGCAGCTACAGACATAGGACTTTGTGCAGCTATTGCCCCCAAAATGTTGGCCATATTTTGGTTCAGGGCTTATTCCATGGCCTTTGATGCCTGCCTAGCCCAGCTCTTTTTCATCCATACCCTGCAGGGCATCGAGTCTGGCATTCTGTTGGCAATGGCTTTTGATCGATACATTGCaatctgtgatcctctgaggcaCACATCTATTCTTACACCTTCAATTCTTGGTCggatgatagtggtggtggtaatTCGAGCAGTAGTGCTTGTAGGCCTGTTACCTATTCTAATAAAAAGACTGCACCATTTTCGGTCCATTCAAATTGCCCACTCTTACTGTGAACACATGGCTGTGGTGAAGCTTGCAGCAGATGATGTGCAGATCAATAAGATATGNGGTCTCTTTGTGGGGTTTAGCGTTCTGGGATTTGACATGGTTTTTATCATCATATCGTATGCCCTGATTTTCCAAGCTGTTTTTCGCCTTAAACAGAAGGAGGCACGACTCAAAGCCTTTAACACCTGCACagctcatatttttgtttttctagagttTTATATTCttgcctttttctcctttttcagtCACCGTNTTGGNCATGTTGTTCCCTCCACTCACATTCTTCTGTCAACCATCTATCTCCTCTTGCCTCCTGCTCTCAACCCTATTGTCTATGGAGTGAAAAACATGGTCATTCGAAAGCGGGTGGCNCAGATCTTTCTTCTAGATCATAGATGTCAGTAG
- the LOC110299188 gene encoding olfactory receptor 52A1-like has translation MGYTNLSYLNPGTVILIGIPGLEHVQFWIGFPFFVVCLVALLGNLFLLIIIPTERSLHQPMYIFLAVLAATDLGLCLAIAPKMLAIFWFGLCSMAFDACLTQLFFIHALQGMESGVLLAMAFDRYVAICDPLRHTAVLTPLFLLRIVLVVAIRATVLVGILPILLKRLQRFHSVVIVHSYCEHMAVVKLAAEDVRINKSYGLFVAFVILGFDMIFVFISYILIFRAVFRLPQKEARSKAFNTCTAHIVVFLEFYILAFFSFFSHRFGHVSPYVHILLSTIYLLLPPALNPIVYGVKTKEIRKWVVQIFVLKSNTQ, from the coding sequence ATGGGCTATACCAACTTGTCATACCTGAACCCAGGGACAGTGATTCTGATTGGCATCCCTGGACTGGAGCATGTGCAGTTTTGGATTGGATTTCCCTTCTTTGTTGTATGCCTTGTGGCTTTGCTGGGGAACCTCTTCCTGCTAATCATTATCCCCACAGAACGCAGTCTACACCAACCCATGTACATTTTCTTGGCAGTACTGGCAGCTACTGACCTTGGTCTCTGCCTAGCCATTGCCCCTAAGATGTTGGCCATCTTCTGGTTTGGCTTGTGTTCCATGGCTTTTGATGCTTGCCTCACCCAGCTCTTCTTCATCCATGCCTTGCAAGGAATGGAATCTGGCGTTCTGCTTGCCATGGCCTTTGACCGATATGTTGCCATCTGCGATCCTCTGAGGCACACAGCCGTCCTTACACCTTTATTTTTACTTCGAATTGTTCTGGTGGTTGCAATTCGGGCAACTGTACTCGTTGGGATTTTACCCATTCTCCTCAAGCGACTGCAACGGTTCCACTCTGTTGTGATTGTTCATTCTTACTGTGAGCACATGGCTGTAGTCAAGCTGGCGGCAGAAGATGTCCGTATTAATAAATCATATGGGCTCTTTGTGGCTTTTGTAATTCTAGGTTTTGACATGATATTTGTTTTCATCTCCTACATTTTGATTTTCCGAGCTGTTTTTCGTCTTCCTCAGAAAGAGGCACGAAGCAAAGCATTCAACACTTGTACGGCTCATATTGTTGTCTTCCTGGAGTTTTATATCcttgcctttttttcctttttcagtcaCCGTTTTGGTCACGTATCACCGTATGTCCACATCTTATTGTCTACCATCTATCTACTTCTGCCCCCGGCCCTTAACCCCATTGTGTATGGTGTGAAGACCAAGGAGATCCGCAAATGGGTTGTCCAAATTTTTGTTCTGAAGTCTAATACTCAGTAA
- the LOC110297207 gene encoding olfactory receptor 52B2-like, with protein sequence MPSCNNSIPQPLIFILAGIPGLESSHGLFSISFFLIFVVTIIGNVTILNIIWIEKTLHEPMFLLLATLSVVDLCLVTVTVPRMLGIFWLNAKEISLEACLTQMFFIPSFYVMESGILLAMAFDRFAAIWYPLRYTTILDSNMLVKMALAILARAVAVVTPAPILTKRLERFQTQVISYSYCAYMAVVMIACGDISNHIVYGLMVIVASVGIDLLLVILSYTLILRAVFHIPSWQARSKALSTCGSHLCVIGLFYSPVVFSVLSQILGYHMAPYLQIIIDNLYFLVPPMVNPLIYAVRTKQIRERVLQILNCERK encoded by the coding sequence ATGCCCTCATGTAATAATTCCATTCCTCAGCCCTTGATATTCATCCTGGCTGGAATCCCAGGCCTTGAATCCTCCCATGGATTGTTCTCTATATCCTTTTTCTTGATATTTGTAGTAACCATCATAGGAAATGTCaccattttaaatatcatttggATAGAGAAGACTCTCCATGAGCCAATGTTTCTCCTCTTGGCTACACTATCAGTCGTGGACTTGTGCCTGGTAACAGTCACTGTACCCCGAATGCTAGGAATCTTCTGGCTGAATGCCAAAGAAATCAGCCTTGAAGCCTGCCTCACACAGATGTTTTTCATCCCTTCCTTTTATGTCATGGAATCGGGgatcctcttggccatggctttTGATAGATTTGCAGCTATTTGGTACCCTTTGAGGTACACAACCATCCTTGACAGCAACATGCTTGTGAAGATGGCACTGGCTATACTGGCAAGGGCAGTAGCAGTGGTCACCCCTGCACCAATCCTAACTAAAAGATTGGAAAGattccaaactcaggtcattagttATTCCTACTGTGCATACATGGCTGTAGTGATGATTGCTTGTGGGGACATCTCCAACCACATTGTCTATGGCCTCATGGTTATTGTAGCATCTGTGGGGATTGATCTACTTTTGGTCATCTTGTCGTATACACTGATTCTTCGTGCTGTCTTTCATATTCCATCTTGGCAAGCCAGGAGCAAAGCTCTCAGCACATGTGGTTCTCATCTTTGTGTCATTGGTCTGTTTTATTCTCCAGTTGTCTTTTCTGTCTTATCCCAGATTTTAGGGTACCATATGGCTCCCTACTTACAGATTATAATTGACAATTTATATTTTCTGGTGCCTCCTATGGTCAACCCCTTAATATATGCAGTCCGAACCAAACAGATAAGGGAGCGGGTATTGCAGATATTGAACTGTGAGAGGAAATAA
- the LOC110299324 gene encoding olfactory receptor 52M1-like: MGPANKSQLSPSTFWLMGIPGLEHLHVWIGIPFCSMYMVALMGNVTILAVVRAERSLHEPMFLFLCMLSVTDLVLSTSTLPRMLCLFWMAAHDITFDACLAQMFFIHSFTAMESGFFLAMAIDRYVAICDPLRHATILTHSRIAVMGAVVVLRGVGFFSPHPVLLKQLPYCRTRIIAHTYCEFMAVVKLACLEIGATKRYSLGVAFGIGSCDCFFIAISYVLILRAVFRLPSREASLKALGTCGSHVCVIVVFYSTAGFTFLTHRFGHNVAPRTHILIANMYLLVPPFLNPIVYGVRTKKIRDYVLNTLKLKGSGSC; encoded by the coding sequence ATGGGGCCAGCTAATAAGTCACAACTCTCTCCAAGCACCTTCTGGCTGATGGGCATCCCAGGCCTAGAACACCTCCATGTCTGGATTGGGATTCCCTTCTGTTCCATGTACATGGTGGCCCTGATGGGGAACGTCACTATCCTGGCTGTGGTGAGAGCAGAGCGCAGCCTCCACGAGCCCATGTTCCTCTTCCTGTGCATGCTATCTGTCACTGACCTGGTCCTCTCCACATCCACATTGCCACGCATGCTCTGTCTCTTCTGGATGGCAGCTCATGATATCACCTTCGACGCATGCCTTGCTCAAATGTTCTTCATCCACAGTTTCACTGCCATGGAATCTGGCttcttcttggccatggccattgatcgctatgtggccattTGTGACCCACTGCGCCATGCCACAATTCTCACCCACAGCCGCATCGCTGTGATGGGAGCAGTTGTGGTGCTGCGTGGGGTAGGCTTCTTCTCCCCACACCCTGTCCTGCTTAAGCAGCTGCCCTACTGCAGAACTCGAATCATTGCACACACctactgtgagttcatggctGTGGTGAAGCTGGCATGTTTGGAGATAGGAGCCACCAAGCGTTACAGCCTTGGTGTTGCTTTTGGCATTGGCTCCTGTGATTGTTTCTTCATTGCCATCTCCTATGTTCTGATCCTCCGTGCTGTCTTCCGGCTCCCATCCCGAGAAGCAAGTCTTAAAGCTTTAGGCACTTGTGGCTCACATGTCTGTGTCATTGTTGTGTTCTACTCCACAGCTGGGTTTACCTTCCTGACCCACCGTTTTGGCCACAATGTGGCCCCCCGAACTCATATTCTCATAGCCAATATGTATTTATTGGTTCCACCATTTCTTAACCCCATTGTTTATGGTGTTAGGACCAAGAAAATTCGAGACTATGTTCTTAATACTCTAAAACTAAAAGGCAGCGGATCATGCTGA
- the LOC110298004 gene encoding olfactory receptor 52D1-like, producing MQQVVSIMPLSNITNLHPRIFLLLGIPGLEAIHTWLSVPFCLVYLGALLGNFSILFIVRIDSNLHEPMYFFLCMLSVADLILSTTAMPKILSNFWFHDREIHFEACLVQVFLIHSLCSMASGFILAMALDRYVAICNPLRHSTILTHRVIWNLGIVIVFRGVLLFSPQPFMLRWLPYCRTNTISHTYCEFMALIRLACAETRIFRLYSLSAAFLTGGLDFMLIICSYIVILYTVFRLPSKAARLKTLGTCGSHVCVILVAYTPAFFSFLTHRFGHNVAPHIHIFVANIYLLVPPLANPMIYGIRTKIIRERFLQILTFKKA from the coding sequence ATGCAACAAGTGGTTTCCATCATGCCATTGTCAAATATTACTAATCTGCACCCCAGGATATTTCTTCTCCTTGGCATTCCAGGGCTGGAAGCCATACACACATGGCTATCAGTGCCTTTCTGTCTCGTTTACCTGGGTGCTCTCTTAGGGAATTTCTCTATTCTCTTTATTGTCAGAATAGATTCCAATCTGCATGAGcccatgtatttcttcctctGTATGCTCTCTGTGGCAGATCTGATTCTTTCCACAACTGCCATGCCTAAAATTCTCAGCAATTTTTGGTTCCACGACAGAGAGATTCATTTTGAAGCCTGCCTAGTACAAGTTTTTCTCATTCACTCACTATGCAGCATGGCCTCTGGGTTTATCTTGGCCATGGCCTTGGACCGCTATGTGGCTATCTGCAACCCTCTGAGACACTCCACTATTCTGACTCACAGGGTCATCTGGAACTTGGGGATAGTGATTGTCTTCCGTGGGGTGTTGCTTTTCAGTCCTCAGCCATTTATGCTTCGCTGGCTCCCTTACTGTAGAACAAATACCATCTCTCATACATACTGTGAATTTATGGCTCTAATCAGGCTGGCCTGTGCAGAGACCCGGATTTTCAGATTATACAGTCTATCTGCTGCCTTCCTAACAGGTGGTTTAGATTTCATGTTGATCATATGCTCCTATATTGTCATCCTTTATACTGTCTTCCGTCTTCCATCCAAAGCAGCTCGGCTGAAGACCTTGGGCACATGTGGATCACATGTTTGTGTGATCTTAGTAGCCTATACCCCagcctttttctccttccttactCACAGATTTGGACATAATGTGGCCCCTCATATTCATATCTTTGTGGCTAATATTTACCTCCTTGTCCCCCCCTTAGCAAACCCAATGATCTATGGAATTAGAACCAAAATAATCAGAGAACGTTTTCTCcaaattttgacatttaaaaaagcataa